One window from the genome of Streptomyces sp. NBC_01476 encodes:
- a CDS encoding Gfo/Idh/MocA family protein codes for MDLLSGAVTPPTGGPVPVVLIGAGKVAHAAHLRELRDLRHVLRLVAVVENDPVHLAAVRAGGFPDAAVCGSPEEAVRAGARAALVCTPWWTHREVVGACLEAGLPVLCEKPVSLDLAEIDQLLAAEERAGVPVAAGYMKRHDPVVARFIDHCRAELPRARRFEIDIHDPNAPHQVAHLLPYPPQPFGPQPPAAERALRRALGAAAGSVQREAYARGLGGSLIHQVNIVHAVLAGSGLRLDGRLLHADQWADGAGIGVRWRPDRMLLIDATHLRVPEHRRYRETLEFTAETSVATLGLPSPYARDESATLTVETWDARGAQSERRTYTAEPGRTGFRQQLLAWAASLSGEPGPGPAGPPGLPGLLEVREDARVMREAALRLA; via the coding sequence ATGGATCTGCTGTCCGGGGCGGTCACGCCCCCCACCGGCGGGCCGGTGCCCGTCGTCCTGATCGGCGCCGGCAAGGTCGCGCACGCGGCACATCTGCGCGAGCTGCGTGATCTGCGGCACGTGCTGCGGCTGGTGGCAGTGGTGGAGAACGACCCGGTGCACCTGGCGGCGGTCCGTGCGGGCGGCTTCCCCGACGCGGCGGTCTGCGGTTCGCCGGAGGAGGCGGTACGGGCCGGGGCCCGGGCCGCGCTGGTCTGCACCCCGTGGTGGACGCACCGCGAGGTGGTGGGGGCCTGCCTGGAGGCGGGCCTGCCGGTGCTCTGCGAGAAGCCGGTGAGCCTGGACCTCGCGGAGATCGACCAGTTGCTCGCGGCGGAGGAACGCGCCGGGGTGCCCGTGGCGGCCGGCTACATGAAACGGCACGACCCGGTGGTGGCGCGGTTCATCGACCACTGCCGCGCCGAACTGCCGCGGGCCCGGCGGTTCGAGATCGACATCCACGACCCCAACGCGCCGCACCAGGTCGCGCACCTGCTGCCGTACCCGCCGCAACCCTTCGGCCCGCAGCCGCCGGCCGCCGAGCGGGCACTGCGGCGGGCGCTGGGCGCGGCGGCCGGCTCCGTCCAGCGCGAGGCGTACGCGCGCGGGCTCGGCGGCTCGCTGATCCACCAGGTGAACATCGTGCACGCGGTGCTGGCCGGCAGCGGGTTGCGGCTGGACGGGCGGCTGCTCCACGCCGACCAGTGGGCGGACGGCGCCGGGATCGGCGTGCGCTGGCGCCCGGACCGGATGCTGCTGATCGACGCCACGCATCTGCGGGTGCCGGAACACCGGCGCTACCGGGAGACGCTGGAGTTCACCGCCGAGACGTCGGTGGCCACGCTCGGCCTGCCGTCGCCCTACGCCCGGGACGAGTCGGCCACCTTGACCGTCGAGACCTGGGACGCGCGCGGCGCGCAGTCCGAGCGGCGCACGTACACCGCGGAGCCCGGACGGACCGGTTTCCGGCAGCAGTTGCTCGCGTGGGCGGCGAGTCTGAGCGGGGAGCCGGGGCCGGGGCCGGCCGGGCCGCCCGGCCTGCCCGGGCTGCTGGAGGTCAGGGAGGACGCCCGGGTGATGCGGGAGGCCGCGCTGAGACTGGCATGA
- a CDS encoding M1 family aminopeptidase, producing MRNRLLTLIAGAGTAGLVVTAAVTGVAQARPAQAQAPAACTPAQVITNGGFESGTSPWTASSGVITSGGGQAAHGGTRFAWLDGYGSTHTDTLAQPVAVPAGCGAATLTVWLHIDTDETTTSTAYDKLTAKLGATTLATYSNLDAGAGYVQRTYDVSAFIGQNASLSFSATEDSGQQTSFVIDDVALNVSGGSGPTDPPTTPPTTPPTSPPPADSTRTPASPAYTVSLTSDAAGSTWTGHESVTFSNASASPLSEVYLRLWDNYHGSCPTTPITVTNVTGGTAGALTVNCTALHITLPTALGQGQSGTIGFDLKIVAPSGADRFGHDGAFSFLGNALPLLAIRDAAGWHLDPYTNNGESFYSLAADFDVTLDHPTSLLVPATGTSVDTPGSSGRTVTKATARKVRDFAWGAGAFSKVSGTSPGGVKVNVYAVSGISAANSQAMLTTSENAIDAHAQRFGAYPYTEVDAVLDNNFWFGGMEYPGFVLDLVDNTALTHELGHQWWYGIVGDDEYNSPWLDEAFTDYSTDLALGKTGSGCWNNVSWASSSEKITNSMAYWDAHSSRYSTVIYGYGKCALHELRRLIGDSAMTTLLRSYATAHWYGVSTTAEFKAAAQAATSTDLTSFWSTHRIDG from the coding sequence ATGCGCAACAGACTTCTCACCCTCATCGCCGGGGCCGGCACGGCCGGCCTCGTGGTGACGGCCGCCGTCACCGGAGTCGCCCAGGCCCGGCCGGCACAGGCACAGGCACCGGCCGCCTGCACCCCCGCCCAGGTCATCACCAACGGCGGCTTCGAGAGCGGCACTTCCCCGTGGACCGCGTCCAGCGGGGTGATCACCTCGGGAGGCGGCCAGGCCGCGCACGGCGGCACCAGGTTCGCCTGGCTGGACGGTTACGGCTCGACGCACACCGACACCCTCGCGCAGCCCGTCGCCGTCCCGGCCGGCTGCGGTGCGGCCACTCTCACCGTATGGCTGCACATCGACACCGACGAGACGACCACCTCGACGGCGTACGACAAGCTCACCGCGAAGCTCGGCGCCACCACGCTCGCCACCTACTCCAACCTCGACGCGGGCGCCGGCTACGTCCAACGGACCTACGACGTCTCCGCGTTCATCGGCCAGAACGCGAGCCTGTCCTTCAGCGCCACCGAGGACTCCGGCCAGCAGACCAGCTTCGTGATCGACGACGTCGCGCTGAACGTCTCCGGCGGCAGCGGCCCGACCGACCCGCCGACCACTCCGCCCACCACTCCCCCGACGAGCCCGCCGCCGGCCGACAGCACCCGTACGCCCGCCTCACCCGCGTACACCGTCAGCCTGACCAGCGACGCGGCCGGCTCCACCTGGACCGGGCACGAGAGCGTGACCTTCAGCAACGCCTCGGCGTCCCCGCTGAGCGAGGTCTACCTGCGGCTGTGGGACAACTACCACGGCAGCTGCCCGACCACGCCGATCACCGTCACCAATGTCACCGGCGGCACGGCGGGCGCGCTCACCGTCAACTGCACCGCCCTGCACATCACTTTGCCGACCGCCCTCGGCCAGGGGCAGAGCGGCACCATCGGCTTCGACCTGAAGATCGTCGCGCCCAGCGGCGCGGACCGGTTCGGCCACGACGGCGCGTTCTCCTTCCTCGGCAACGCGCTGCCGCTGCTGGCGATACGGGACGCGGCGGGCTGGCACCTGGACCCGTACACCAACAACGGTGAGTCCTTCTACTCGCTGGCCGCCGACTTCGATGTGACCCTCGACCACCCGACGAGCCTGCTGGTGCCCGCGACCGGCACGTCGGTGGACACCCCGGGCAGCTCCGGCCGTACGGTCACCAAGGCCACCGCCCGCAAGGTGCGTGACTTCGCCTGGGGCGCGGGCGCGTTCAGCAAGGTCTCGGGTACGTCACCGGGCGGCGTGAAGGTGAACGTCTACGCGGTCAGCGGCATCAGCGCGGCCAACTCGCAGGCGATGCTGACCACTTCGGAGAACGCGATCGACGCGCACGCGCAGCGCTTCGGGGCGTACCCGTACACCGAGGTGGACGCGGTGCTCGACAACAACTTCTGGTTCGGCGGCATGGAGTACCCGGGCTTCGTGCTCGACCTGGTGGACAACACCGCGCTCACCCATGAGCTGGGCCACCAGTGGTGGTACGGGATCGTGGGCGACGACGAGTACAACAGCCCGTGGCTGGACGAGGCGTTCACCGACTACTCGACGGATCTGGCGCTGGGCAAGACCGGTTCCGGGTGCTGGAACAACGTGTCATGGGCGTCGTCGAGCGAGAAGATCACCAACTCGATGGCGTACTGGGACGCGCACTCCTCCCGGTACTCGACGGTCATCTACGGGTACGGCAAGTGCGCGCTGCACGAGCTGCGGCGGCTGATCGGCGACAGCGCGATGACGACGCTGCTGCGGAGTTACGCGACCGCACACTGGTACGGGGTCTCCACCACCGCGGAGTTCAAGGCGGCGGCGCAGGCGGCCACGAGTACGGATCTGACGTCCTTCTGGAGCACGCACCGGATCGACGGCTGA
- a CDS encoding FtsW/RodA/SpoVE family cell cycle protein gives MSAPSATAPTAPPPPAPRPPARRGVELCLIVGAVAVALYGYAEVGLADGGRLPPDAAGYGGGLAALALLAHLAVRARARYADPLLLPIAVLLNGIGLVLIHRLDLAPSLGPEAADSQLVWSAVGVGLFITVVLALRDHRVLSRYTYVSGTAALALMVAPIFFPAVNGAKIWIRCAGFSIQPGEFAKVLLAVFFAGYLSANRAALAYTGRQIIRIRRLDRLGWVRRLQLPTARVLGPVLVIWLMSVGVLVLERDLGTSLLFFGLFVVMLYVATGRTGWIAVGLLLAAAGAFAAGSLEPHVHSRVQDWLHPFATIDAGLGPSQLAQSLFAFAGGGLLGAGLGQGHSYLIGFAAKSDFVLATAGEELGLVGLCALFLLYGLLVARGFRAALALRDPFGRLLTVGLASLLALQVFVIAGGVMDLIPLTGMAMPFLAQGGSSVVTNWIIVALLIRASDRARRPEPEPVPGVLEVAA, from the coding sequence ATGAGCGCTCCGTCGGCGACCGCGCCCACCGCTCCGCCCCCACCGGCCCCGCGGCCCCCCGCCCGCCGCGGGGTCGAACTGTGCCTGATCGTCGGCGCGGTGGCGGTCGCGCTGTACGGCTACGCCGAAGTGGGCCTGGCCGACGGCGGCCGGCTGCCGCCGGACGCGGCCGGTTACGGCGGCGGCCTGGCCGCGCTGGCGCTCCTGGCCCACCTGGCGGTACGCGCCAGGGCCCGGTACGCCGACCCGCTGCTGCTGCCGATCGCGGTGCTGCTCAACGGCATCGGCCTGGTGCTGATCCACCGCCTCGACCTGGCGCCGTCACTCGGCCCGGAGGCGGCGGACTCGCAGCTGGTCTGGTCGGCGGTGGGGGTCGGGCTCTTCATCACCGTGGTGCTGGCGCTCCGCGACCACCGGGTGCTCTCCCGGTACACCTATGTCAGCGGGACCGCGGCGCTGGCCCTGATGGTGGCGCCGATCTTCTTCCCGGCGGTCAACGGCGCCAAGATCTGGATCCGGTGCGCCGGATTCTCCATCCAGCCCGGCGAGTTCGCCAAGGTGCTGCTCGCGGTCTTCTTCGCCGGCTACCTCTCGGCGAACCGGGCGGCCCTGGCGTACACCGGCCGGCAGATCATCCGGATCCGGCGGCTGGACCGGCTGGGCTGGGTGCGCCGACTGCAGCTGCCCACCGCGCGGGTGCTCGGACCTGTCCTGGTGATCTGGCTGATGAGCGTGGGCGTGCTGGTGCTGGAACGGGACCTGGGCACCTCGCTGCTCTTCTTCGGCCTCTTCGTGGTGATGCTGTACGTGGCCACCGGCCGCACCGGCTGGATCGCGGTGGGGCTGCTGCTGGCCGCCGCCGGGGCGTTCGCCGCGGGCTCGCTGGAGCCGCATGTGCACAGCAGGGTGCAGGACTGGCTCCATCCGTTCGCCACCATCGACGCGGGACTCGGGCCGAGCCAGCTCGCCCAGTCGCTCTTCGCCTTCGCCGGCGGCGGCCTGCTCGGCGCGGGGCTCGGCCAGGGCCACTCGTATCTGATCGGTTTCGCGGCGAAGTCCGACTTCGTGCTGGCCACCGCGGGCGAGGAACTGGGGCTCGTCGGGCTCTGCGCCCTCTTCCTGCTCTACGGGCTCCTGGTGGCCCGCGGCTTCCGGGCCGCGCTGGCGCTGCGCGACCCGTTCGGGCGGCTGCTGACGGTGGGCCTGGCGTCGCTGCTGGCGCTCCAGGTCTTCGTGATCGCGGGCGGTGTGATGGATCTGATCCCGCTGACCGGGATGGCGATGCCGTTCCTGGCGCAGGGCGGCTCCTCGGTGGTCACCAACTGGATCATCGTGGCGCTGCTGATCAGGGCCAGCGACCGGGCCCGCCGCCCCGAGCCGGAACCGGTCCCCGGAGTGCTGGAGGTGGCCGCGTGA
- a CDS encoding glutathione peroxidase, translated as MSTLYDIPLRTIDGTPTSLAEHRGSAVLVVNVASKCGSTPQYAGLERLQQRYADRGFTVLGVPCNQFAGQEPGTAEEIQTFCSTTYGVTFPLLEKTEVNGEGRHPLYAELTQAADAEGTAGDIAWNFEKFLVSADGKVVGRFRTKTVPEASEVTGAIEAQLPR; from the coding sequence ATGAGCACCCTTTACGACATCCCGCTGCGGACCATCGACGGCACACCCACCAGCCTCGCCGAGCACCGCGGCAGCGCCGTGCTGGTGGTCAACGTCGCCTCCAAGTGCGGCAGCACCCCGCAGTACGCGGGCCTGGAGCGGCTCCAGCAGCGCTACGCCGACCGCGGCTTCACCGTGCTCGGCGTGCCCTGCAACCAGTTCGCGGGCCAGGAGCCCGGCACCGCGGAGGAGATCCAGACCTTCTGCTCCACCACCTACGGAGTGACCTTCCCGCTGCTGGAGAAGACCGAGGTCAACGGCGAGGGGCGGCACCCGCTCTACGCCGAGCTGACCCAGGCGGCGGACGCCGAGGGCACGGCCGGCGACATCGCCTGGAACTTCGAGAAGTTCCTGGTCAGCGCCGACGGCAAGGTCGTCGGGCGGTTCCGCACCAAGACCGTCCCCGAGGCTTCCGAGGTCACCGGGGCGATCGAGGCACAGCTGCCGCGATAG
- a CDS encoding AAA family ATPase, giving the protein MRGSPYPQARDALLATAGEALAAGTGVLLTGEPGIGRSTLFARLAAEQAAAGRRLLSCHPARDEQRLPYLGLIDLFAAIDDAFLTGPAHLTPAELTALHTALHRAPTPYHTPERPPTGPRPDALPPAPGNAATSRHDPEPVATGPRPEAVPRPDAGPPAPGNAGGTATAPHHDPEPPVPTGVRAVAGSVGGRAAEVASGWGATRDPGAADGRGELVLHLGVLKTLTALCAEGPLMVAVDDAHWLDPPTARALAFAVRRMRGLPLTVLATARTPEGELPLAGRAVRVVVPPMSEREITALVAAAEPGPRQRASTVRIAQCAAGNPAIALELARATATADPGDPLPLPPSVRTLLLDRQEPLSDRARHTLLTAAAADRPSTRLLRRAGCDQAAADLAEAAAAGIVETPQRGLVRFTHPLMPRALYDAAGPEARGRVHAALAEAAEDPVERAHHLASLTPGWDERTAAVLAEAAALARRRGDPAVAARLGGFAADRTPPDDPAADAERRLTAAEDAVAAGDYPLARRIAHDVLAGSERPAERVRAWMVIVDTCGQALAEVADVFPQALQDARDDPELLARLHLRLGWRARLVEGSAPNAHTHAARSAVLARRAGDRRTELLALTQQSSLEFYLGDPAAERTLALALTAPHDPQVLFDHNGPVYLKHRSHLLNDRLDDARTELRALIYTVRHRGSAESLCQCLSGLAQVEILRGRCERALDLAHQSLRVTEQAGLSEGPSWYAVALAEAAGGSPDRALAAAERARRHSEDDDDRLFLPRALHAEGHIRLLRGETAAAVDALQRTRLLELGQGQGDPAIRRWQADLAEALVAAGCADEAAALLTETRAQAVRLGRRGILAVLDRSAALVAEARGDREGAVAGLERAAAEAAALPYRLEEGRTRLTLGRVRARCGDERGARAALAEAARVFTRAGARPWLALATAELDRVEVRPAVPAAPGLTALTSTERRVALLVAQGATNRETATMLTVSVKTVEAALTRAYRKLGVRSRTTLSRALFQNGNPTLDVP; this is encoded by the coding sequence ATGCGAGGCAGCCCGTATCCACAGGCCCGCGACGCGTTGCTCGCCACCGCGGGGGAAGCGCTTGCTGCCGGGACCGGTGTGCTGCTCACCGGTGAGCCGGGCATCGGCAGGTCCACGCTCTTCGCCCGCCTCGCGGCGGAACAGGCCGCCGCCGGCCGCCGGTTGCTCTCCTGCCATCCGGCACGGGACGAGCAACGCCTCCCCTACCTGGGCCTGATCGACCTCTTCGCCGCCATCGACGACGCGTTCCTCACCGGCCCCGCGCACCTCACCCCCGCCGAACTGACCGCCCTCCACACGGCCTTGCACCGCGCCCCCACCCCGTACCACACCCCGGAGCGACCGCCGACCGGCCCCAGGCCCGACGCCCTCCCTCCGGCGCCCGGCAACGCCGCCACCTCGCGCCACGACCCCGAGCCCGTGGCGACCGGCCCCAGGCCCGAAGCAGTCCCCCGCCCCGACGCCGGCCCTCCGGCGCCCGGCAACGCCGGAGGCACAGCCACCGCCCCGCACCACGACCCCGAGCCCCCGGTGCCGACCGGGGTCAGGGCGGTAGCCGGGTCGGTCGGGGGCCGCGCGGCCGAGGTCGCTTCCGGGTGGGGGGCGACGCGTGACCCGGGGGCGGCGGATGGGCGGGGTGAACTCGTGCTGCATCTGGGCGTGTTGAAGACGCTGACCGCGCTGTGCGCCGAGGGGCCCCTGATGGTCGCGGTGGATGACGCCCACTGGCTGGACCCGCCCACCGCCCGCGCGCTGGCCTTCGCGGTACGGCGGATGCGGGGCCTCCCGCTCACCGTACTGGCCACCGCCCGCACGCCGGAGGGCGAACTGCCCCTGGCCGGGCGGGCGGTGCGGGTCGTCGTGCCGCCGATGAGCGAGCGCGAGATCACCGCGCTGGTCGCGGCGGCCGAACCCGGGCCCAGGCAACGCGCGTCGACCGTCCGGATCGCGCAGTGCGCCGCAGGCAACCCCGCCATCGCGCTCGAACTCGCCCGCGCCACCGCCACCGCGGACCCCGGGGATCCGTTACCGCTGCCGCCGTCCGTACGCACGCTGCTGCTCGACCGGCAGGAACCGCTCTCCGACCGGGCCCGCCACACCCTGCTCACCGCCGCTGCCGCCGACCGCCCGAGCACGCGGCTGCTGCGGCGGGCCGGCTGCGACCAGGCCGCCGCCGACCTGGCGGAAGCCGCGGCCGCCGGCATCGTGGAGACGCCGCAGCGCGGCCTCGTACGGTTCACCCACCCGCTGATGCCACGCGCGCTGTACGACGCCGCCGGCCCCGAAGCGCGCGGCCGGGTGCACGCCGCGCTCGCCGAGGCCGCCGAGGATCCGGTCGAACGCGCGCACCACCTGGCCTCGTTGACCCCCGGCTGGGACGAGCGGACCGCGGCCGTGCTCGCCGAGGCGGCGGCCCTGGCCCGGCGGCGCGGTGACCCCGCGGTCGCCGCGCGGCTCGGCGGGTTCGCCGCCGACCGCACGCCGCCGGACGACCCGGCCGCGGACGCCGAGCGCCGGCTGACCGCCGCGGAGGACGCGGTCGCGGCCGGTGATTACCCGCTGGCCCGGCGGATCGCCCACGACGTGCTGGCCGGCTCGGAGCGGCCGGCCGAACGGGTACGGGCCTGGATGGTGATCGTCGACACCTGCGGGCAGGCGCTCGCCGAGGTCGCCGACGTCTTCCCGCAGGCGCTCCAGGACGCGCGCGACGACCCGGAGTTGCTGGCCAGGCTCCATCTGCGGCTCGGCTGGCGGGCCCGGCTGGTCGAGGGGTCGGCGCCGAACGCGCATACGCACGCGGCGCGTTCGGCCGTACTGGCCAGGAGGGCCGGCGACCGGCGCACCGAACTGCTCGCGCTCACCCAGCAGTCGTCGCTGGAGTTCTACCTGGGGGACCCCGCGGCCGAGCGGACGCTCGCGCTCGCGCTGACCGCGCCGCACGACCCGCAGGTGCTCTTCGACCACAACGGCCCGGTGTACCTCAAGCACCGCAGTCATCTGCTGAACGACCGGCTCGACGACGCCAGGACCGAACTGCGGGCGCTCATCTACACCGTGCGGCACCGGGGTTCGGCCGAGAGCCTGTGCCAGTGCCTGTCCGGGCTCGCCCAGGTGGAGATCCTGCGGGGGCGGTGCGAGCGGGCGCTCGACCTGGCGCACCAGAGCCTGCGGGTGACCGAGCAGGCGGGGCTGAGCGAGGGCCCTTCCTGGTACGCGGTCGCGCTCGCGGAGGCGGCCGGGGGCAGTCCGGACCGGGCGCTGGCGGCGGCGGAACGGGCGCGGCGGCACAGCGAGGACGACGACGACCGGCTCTTCCTGCCGCGCGCGCTGCACGCCGAGGGCCACATCCGGCTGCTGCGCGGGGAGACCGCGGCGGCGGTGGACGCGTTGCAGCGGACCCGGCTGCTGGAACTCGGGCAGGGCCAGGGCGACCCGGCGATCCGCCGCTGGCAGGCGGACCTCGCGGAGGCGCTGGTCGCGGCGGGCTGCGCGGACGAGGCGGCGGCGCTGCTGACCGAGACCAGGGCGCAGGCGGTACGGCTCGGGCGGCGCGGGATTCTGGCGGTGCTCGACCGGTCGGCGGCGCTGGTGGCGGAGGCGCGGGGTGACCGGGAGGGGGCGGTGGCGGGGCTGGAGCGGGCGGCGGCCGAGGCGGCGGCGCTGCCGTACCGGCTGGAGGAGGGGCGGACCCGGCTGACGCTCGGGCGGGTGCGGGCGCGGTGCGGTGACGAGCGCGGGGCGCGGGCGGCTCTCGCGGAGGCGGCGCGGGTCTTCACGCGGGCCGGGGCGCGGCCGTGGCTGGCGCTGGCCACGGCGGAGTTGGACCGGGTGGAGGTGCGGCCGGCGGTTCCGGCCGCGCCGGGGCTGACGGCTCTGACCAGTACGGAGCGGCGCGTGGCGCTTCTGGTGGCCCAGGGGGCGACGAACCGGGAGACCGCGACGATGCTCACGGTGAGCGTCAAAACGGTGGAGGCCGCGCTGACGCGCGCTTACCGCAAACTCGGCGTCCGCTCCCGGACGACCCTCTCCCGAGCCCTCTTCCAAAACGGCAACCCCACCCTGGACGTCCCCTGA
- a CDS encoding pentapeptide repeat-containing protein yields the protein MTAAEEADELADLPYADLLRRHDGPLEIEGDYDTAHFDRRVVEDGSARGARFLEAAITDSTFTGTDFRRARFNDLWASGSRFTGCSLAETNWLDSRLTGCSLAGIEAFGSVLRRVVFRHCKIDSVNLRDAALHEVVFEDCVLREVDFGQARLTGVTFPGSRLERVRLGRATLTKVDLRGAAGIDLADGYDALRGATIGSAQLLDLAPALAQTLGITVKDR from the coding sequence GTGACCGCCGCCGAGGAAGCCGATGAACTCGCCGACCTGCCCTACGCCGATCTGCTGCGCCGCCACGACGGGCCGCTGGAGATCGAAGGGGATTACGACACCGCCCACTTCGACCGGCGCGTCGTCGAGGACGGCTCGGCACGCGGGGCCCGCTTCCTGGAGGCGGCGATCACCGACAGCACCTTCACCGGCACCGACTTCCGCCGGGCCCGCTTCAACGACCTGTGGGCGTCCGGCAGCCGCTTCACCGGCTGCTCACTGGCCGAGACCAACTGGCTGGACTCGCGGCTCACCGGCTGTTCGCTGGCCGGCATCGAGGCATTCGGCTCGGTCCTGCGCCGGGTCGTCTTCCGGCACTGCAAAATCGACTCGGTGAACCTGCGGGACGCGGCGCTGCACGAGGTGGTCTTCGAGGACTGCGTCCTGCGCGAAGTCGACTTCGGCCAGGCCCGCCTGACCGGCGTCACCTTCCCCGGCAGCCGGCTGGAGCGGGTCCGCCTCGGCCGCGCCACCTTGACGAAGGTCGATCTGCGCGGTGCGGCCGGCATCGACCTCGCCGACGGTTACGACGCGTTGCGCGGCGCGACCATCGGCTCAGCGCAACTGCTCGACCTCGCCCCGGCGCTCGCCCAGACCCTCGGGATCACGGTCAAGGACCGCTGA
- a CDS encoding helix-turn-helix transcriptional regulator — protein MAISPRTNGVDGDVGLALYRALRTNGSSVPAKATAAVGLTEAEAAAGWAELRELGLIRTGRVPEEVDPIEPDTALMGLLAKQRDALQAQREELSAMLRAAESLMERYRPTVQRESPEIEVELVRGDNRKRQTLAEFNASIAAATGSMHPGPLPNSEVLSHSIRADEELIQRGIRVRAIYPQSVDSAPRQRKYLAQLSATGVEVRLAAQVPFDLLIADSHTAFLTANPENPSEAAIVVRGAALIRSYIALYEDCWLRSVPYSAQATSTFDPDGELTEQHRTTMRLLANGLTDERIARKLGVSLRTVSRLVSEVMRYLQADSRFQAGVLAATHGLI, from the coding sequence ATGGCCATTTCACCTCGGACCAACGGGGTGGACGGGGACGTCGGGCTTGCCCTTTACCGGGCACTGCGCACCAACGGCTCGTCCGTTCCGGCCAAGGCCACGGCCGCTGTCGGGCTGACCGAGGCGGAGGCCGCGGCCGGCTGGGCGGAGCTGCGGGAGCTGGGACTCATACGCACCGGCCGGGTGCCGGAGGAAGTGGATCCGATCGAGCCCGACACCGCGCTGATGGGCCTGCTGGCCAAGCAGCGGGACGCGCTGCAGGCCCAGCGCGAGGAGCTCTCGGCCATGCTGCGGGCCGCCGAGTCGCTGATGGAGCGGTACCGGCCCACCGTGCAGCGGGAGTCACCGGAGATCGAGGTCGAGCTGGTGCGCGGCGACAACCGCAAACGGCAGACACTCGCCGAATTCAACGCCTCCATCGCGGCCGCCACCGGTTCCATGCATCCGGGACCACTGCCGAATTCAGAAGTGCTCTCCCATTCCATCCGGGCGGATGAGGAACTCATTCAGCGGGGAATCCGGGTAAGGGCGATCTATCCGCAGAGCGTGGATTCCGCGCCGCGCCAGCGGAAATATCTCGCACAGCTTTCGGCGACCGGCGTGGAAGTACGGCTGGCCGCCCAGGTTCCTTTCGATCTGCTCATCGCGGATTCCCACACCGCGTTTCTCACAGCGAATCCGGAGAACCCGTCCGAGGCGGCGATCGTGGTCCGCGGCGCCGCGCTGATCCGGTCGTACATCGCCCTCTACGAGGACTGTTGGCTGCGGTCGGTGCCCTACTCGGCACAGGCCACGAGCACCTTCGACCCGGACGGCGAGCTCACCGAACAGCACCGGACGACGATGCGACTACTCGCCAACGGGCTGACAGATGAGCGAATCGCGCGCAAGCTAGGGGTGTCATTGCGCACGGTGAGTCGCCTGGTGTCCGAGGTCATGAGATATCTTCAGGCGGACAGTCGTTTTCAAGCGGGGGTGCTGGCCGCAACCCATGGGCTGATCTGA